From the Cryptosporangium aurantiacum genome, one window contains:
- the rpsI gene encoding 30S ribosomal protein S9, with the protein MLSVTIPVVAEKPIQTVGRRKEAIVRVRIIPGTGQFKLNGRTLEEYFPNKVHQQLIREPFVTLEKTEQFDVVASLRGGGITGQAGALRLAIARALITIEPDDRPALKKAGFLTRDPRVKERKKYGLKKARKAPQYSKR; encoded by the coding sequence ATTCTTAGCGTGACCATCCCTGTCGTCGCGGAGAAGCCGATCCAGACGGTCGGCCGCCGCAAGGAGGCCATCGTCCGGGTTCGGATCATTCCGGGCACCGGCCAGTTCAAGCTCAACGGCCGCACCCTCGAGGAGTACTTCCCGAACAAGGTGCACCAGCAGCTCATCCGTGAGCCGTTCGTGACCCTCGAGAAGACGGAGCAGTTCGACGTCGTCGCGAGCCTGCGTGGCGGCGGCATCACCGGCCAGGCCGGTGCGCTGCGGCTGGCCATCGCCCGTGCGCTGATCACCATCGAGCCGGACGACCGTCCGGCTCTGAAGAAGGCCGGCTTCCTCACCCGTGACCCCCGGGTCAAGGAGCGGAAGAAGTACGGCCTCAAGAAGGCCCGCAAGGCGCCCCAGTACAGCAAGCGCTGA
- the glmM gene encoding phosphoglucosamine mutase, with amino-acid sequence MGRLFGTDGVRGLANGDLTPELSMAVAVAAAHVLAGVEGPRPRAVVGRDPRASGEMLEAAVCAGLASAGADVTRVGVLPTPAVAHLTAELGADLGVMLSASHNPMPDNGIKLFARGGHKLPDEIEDAIEEAIRHNAAREWTRPAGAGVGRIGDLTDGGERYIEHLLTTLPHRLEGVTVVVDCANGAASAVAPELYRRAGATVIPIAADPDGLNINEGVGSTHLDVVRAAVLEHKADIGIAHDGDADRCLAVDADGNTVDGDQIMAILALAMKDAGTLIDDTLVVTVMSNLGLTLAMKEAGIALVTTGVGDRYVLEALRARNLALGGEQSGHVVMPAHATTGDGLLTALHLMARMASSGASIAELAGAVTRLPQVLVNVRVIDKAAVANAESVAAAVAEAERELGETGRVLLRPSGTERLIRVMVEAASQEDAEAVAHRIAKVVADVS; translated from the coding sequence ATGGGTCGTCTGTTCGGTACCGACGGAGTACGAGGCCTCGCCAACGGCGACCTCACGCCGGAACTCTCGATGGCGGTGGCCGTCGCTGCGGCACACGTGCTGGCCGGGGTTGAGGGGCCACGCCCCAGAGCCGTCGTGGGTCGTGACCCGCGCGCTAGCGGTGAGATGCTGGAAGCGGCGGTGTGCGCCGGCCTCGCCAGCGCGGGCGCCGACGTGACCAGGGTCGGGGTGCTCCCGACCCCCGCGGTCGCCCACCTCACCGCCGAGCTCGGCGCGGACCTCGGCGTCATGCTCTCGGCGAGCCACAACCCGATGCCCGACAACGGCATCAAGCTGTTCGCCCGCGGTGGCCACAAGCTCCCCGACGAGATCGAGGACGCGATCGAGGAGGCCATCCGGCACAACGCGGCCCGGGAGTGGACGCGGCCGGCCGGCGCCGGCGTGGGCCGCATCGGTGACCTCACCGACGGCGGCGAGCGCTACATCGAGCACCTGCTGACCACGCTTCCGCACCGGCTCGAGGGCGTCACGGTCGTCGTCGACTGCGCGAACGGGGCGGCGTCCGCCGTCGCTCCGGAGCTGTACCGCCGGGCAGGCGCCACGGTCATCCCGATCGCGGCGGACCCGGACGGTCTCAACATCAACGAGGGTGTCGGCTCGACCCACCTGGACGTGGTGCGGGCCGCCGTGCTCGAGCACAAGGCCGACATCGGCATCGCCCACGACGGTGACGCCGACCGCTGCCTCGCGGTCGACGCCGACGGCAACACGGTCGACGGTGACCAGATCATGGCGATCCTCGCGCTGGCGATGAAGGACGCCGGGACGCTCATCGACGACACGCTCGTCGTCACCGTGATGAGCAACCTGGGCCTGACGCTGGCCATGAAGGAAGCCGGGATCGCACTGGTCACCACCGGTGTCGGTGACCGGTACGTGCTGGAGGCGCTGCGCGCCCGGAACCTCGCACTCGGCGGCGAGCAGAGCGGCCACGTCGTGATGCCCGCGCACGCGACGACCGGCGACGGCCTGCTGACCGCCCTCCACCTGATGGCGCGGATGGCGTCCAGCGGAGCGTCGATCGCGGAGCTGGCCGGCGCCGTCACCCGGCTGCCGCAGGTGCTGGTCAACGTCCGGGTGATCGACAAGGCCGCGGTCGCGAACGCCGAGTCGGTCGCCGCGGCGGTGGCCGAGGCCGAGCGGGAGCTGGGCGAGACCGGCCGGGTGCTGCTGCGCCCCTCCGGCACCGAGCGGCTGATCCGCGTCATGGTGGAGGCTGCCAGCCAGGAGGACGCCGAGGCCGTCGCCCACCGCATCGCCAAGGTCGTCGCCGACGTGAGCTGA
- the rplM gene encoding 50S ribosomal protein L13, giving the protein MRTFSPKAGDVQRQWHVIDASDVVLGRLASHVAQLLRGKHKPIFAPHVDTGDFVIVVNASKVALTGNKRETKVAYRHSGYPGGLKRVGYNELLETRPERAIELAVRGMLPKNKLGRQLLSKLKVYAGPEHPHSAQKPTPFEISQVAQ; this is encoded by the coding sequence GTGCGTACGTTTAGCCCGAAGGCCGGAGACGTCCAGCGTCAGTGGCACGTCATCGACGCGAGCGACGTCGTCCTCGGACGGCTCGCGAGCCACGTAGCCCAGCTGCTGCGAGGCAAGCACAAGCCGATCTTCGCGCCCCACGTCGACACCGGTGACTTCGTCATCGTCGTCAACGCGTCCAAGGTCGCACTGACCGGTAACAAGCGCGAGACCAAGGTCGCCTACCGGCACTCCGGGTACCCGGGCGGCCTCAAGCGCGTCGGTTACAACGAGCTGCTCGAGACGCGGCCCGAGCGAGCCATCGAGCTCGCCGTCCGCGGCATGCTCCCGAAGAACAAGCTCGGTCGCCAGCTGCTGAGCAAGCTCAAGGTCTACGCAGGCCCCGAGCACCCGCACAGCGCCCAGAAGCCGACGCCGTTCGAGATCAGCCAGGTCGCGCAGTAA